One genomic region from Tripterygium wilfordii isolate XIE 37 chromosome 20, ASM1340144v1, whole genome shotgun sequence encodes:
- the LOC119986817 gene encoding uncharacterized protein LOC119986817, whose product MTVLYWNPPPHSYVKINCDGSVLGHNGDAGGGCLLRDHNGQFVAGLSNYYGAYSITCTEMKAIHDGICHAKSLGFNQIQVESDSLVVINILSSNYHCPWKVIYIKRQIEESCGSMDIQFKHIFREINGCADFLATKASQGYYLPFWFAIVMTIVQGAKPCLEQQPRFSNELKDLLK is encoded by the exons ATGACTGTTTTATATTGGAACCCTCCTCCTCATTCTTATGTGAAAATAAACTGTGATGGTAGTGTGCTTGGTCACAATGGTGATGCTGGTGGGGGGTGCTTGTTGAGAGATCACAATGGTCAATTTGTGGCTGGTTTATCTAATTATTATGGTGCTTACTCTATTACTTGCACTGAAATGAAAGCTATTCATGATGGCATCTGCCATGCTAAATCCCTAGGATTTAATCAGATCCAGGTTGAATCTGACTCTTTGGTTGTTATTAACATTCTGTCATCTAACTATCATTGTCCTTGGAaagttatttatattaaaagacaGATTGAAGAAAGTTGTGGATCTATGGATATCCAGTTTAAGCACATCTTCAGGGAAATCAATGGTTGTGCAGATTTTCTAGCCACAAAGGCTTCCCAAG GCTATTATCTGCCCTTTTGGTTTGCTATTGTTATG ACAATAGTACAAGGTGCTAAGCCTTGTTTGGAGCAGCAACCAAGGTTTTCGAATGAGCTTAAAGATCTCCTAAAGTGA